One window of the Emcibacter sp. genome contains the following:
- a CDS encoding CBS domain-containing protein — protein sequence MTATVVRELMTTHPVFISETATLQDAARLMKRINCGVLPVGSEYDLEGIITDRDIVIRALANGSDIFSKRVRDFMSRDVHICHENDLLRNAAELMHRHNVSRLIVKDYKGKVSGILSFGGILRRDPVQAELTEVVEHAVGWKNRHLPVPSQAAAR from the coding sequence ATGACTGCCACCGTCGTAAGAGAGCTGATGACCACTCATCCCGTTTTTATCAGTGAAACCGCAACACTTCAGGATGCCGCCAGGTTAATGAAAAGGATTAACTGCGGGGTACTTCCTGTCGGGTCTGAATATGATCTGGAGGGCATTATAACCGATCGGGATATAGTCATCCGGGCCCTTGCAAACGGCAGTGATATCTTTTCCAAGAGAGTGAGGGATTTCATGAGCAGGGATGTACATATCTGTCATGAAAACGATCTTCTGAGAAATGCTGCGGAACTTATGCACAGGCATAATGTCAGCCGTCTCATAGTGAAGGATTACAAGGGTAAGGTTTCCGGCATTCTTTCCTTTGGCGGGATTCTGAGAAGAGACCCGGTACAGGCGGAGCTGACAGAGGTCGTGGAACATGCCGTAGGCTGGAAGAACCGGCACCTGCCGGTCCCGAGCCAGGCGGCAGCTCGCTAG